CCCGTTGTCCGTCATTGACCAGCACCAGTTTTCCCTTGACGCCGCGCGAACCCATGCGGGCGTAGGCGGCCTTGAGTTCGACCATCGGCAGGGTGCGGTCGATGACCGGCTTGATGATGCCCTCGGCATACCAGCGCGCCAGTTCGGCCATCGCGCTGGCGTTGGCCTTGGGCTCGTTTTTGGCAAAGCCGCCCCAGAACACGCCGACGATGGACGCGCCCTTGAGTAGCGTCAGGTTCAGCGGCAGCGCCGGAATGCTTCCTGCCGCAAAACCGACCACCAGGTAGCGGCCGCGCCAGGCAATCGAGCGAAAGGCCGGCTCGGCCAGGTCGCCGCCCACCGGGTCGTAAATCACGTCCGGGCCTTTGCCGCCGGTCAGCAGCTTGAGGGCTTCGCGCAGGTCCTGGGTGCTGTAGTTGATGGTGGCGTCGGCGCCGATTGATGTGCAGAGTGCGCATTTTTCATCGCTGGAGGCCGCCGCGATGACCCTGGCGCCCAGCGCCTTGGCAATCTGGATG
This DNA window, taken from Polaromonas hydrogenivorans, encodes the following:
- a CDS encoding NADPH:quinone oxidoreductase family protein, whose translation is MHAWLCQNPTGVDALTWTELPTPQPGAGEVLIEIKAASLNFPDLLIVQDKYQVKPPLPFVPGSEYAGVVQAVGDGVSHLQVGQHVACLSGTGGFATHTLAPAALCMPLPADFPFVDAAAFIMIYATSYHALADRAQLQAGETVLVLGAAGGVGTSAIQIAKALGARVIAAASSDEKCALCTSIGADATINYSTQDLREALKLLTGGKGPDVIYDPVGGDLAEPAFRSIAWRGRYLVVGFAAGSIPALPLNLTLLKGASIVGVFWGGFAKNEPKANASAMAELARWYAEGIIKPVIDRTLPMVELKAAYARMGSRGVKGKLVLVNDGQRA